In Labrys monachus, the genomic stretch GGGGGATCTGCGCCCGCGCCGAGGGCGGCAAAGCCCGCGTGGGCGCCCCCCCCCCGCCGTCGAGGACGACGCAGGCGCCGAGCTGAATTTCGTCGATGTCGCGATGATGCCGCGGGCGTCAGTCGCCATCGAGAAGGGCGAGCAGCTGGCGGAGGACGACCTCCGAGCCGAACTCGCGCCCGACGCGCTTGCGGCCGGCCCGGCCGAGGCGATCGGCCAGCGCGGGATCGTCATGCAGCCTGACGATGGCGTCGGCGAGCCCCTCGGTATCCTTTTCCTCGACCAGAAGGCCGTCCGTTCCGTGGCGGACGAGATGCGCCGGCGCCCCCGCCGCGAAGGCGATGACCGGGCGCCCCTGCGCCCAGGCTTCGATGATGGTTCGCCCGAAGGTCTCGGGCCCGCCATGGTCGGAGACCGACGTCACCAGCACGGCGCGGCAGGCCGCCAGCAGGGCCGACGCATCCGCCACATGGTCGTGAAGCGCCAGCGTCGGCAGAGCGCCGACATTCTCCCGGTGCCGGAGGATCTCCCGGTATAGTTCGGGGATCGGCCGGTGGCCGTAGGATGCGATGCGGATGGCGGGACGGCGCTTGCGCACCAGCGCGGCGGCCTCCGCGAGATGGCGGTGGCCCTTGAAGCCGTTGACGGTCGCCAGGTGCAGGAACGCGGCGTCCGCCGCGAGCGGGCGGGGTTCCGCCTCGGGAAGGTCGACGGGGTTGGGCAGGACGCGGGCGCGGAGCGGCCCGTCCGGCCGCAGGAAACGGCCGATATAATCCGGTTTTTCGAGGACGCAGCGGTCCGGCGCGAGAAGCG encodes the following:
- a CDS encoding glycosyltransferase family 4 protein; its protein translation is MQPQASPSRRPLFILSVAGGYGGAERNIEILLPRILRTRRVVILAANPYHLARLRELPPANLEIHAVDAARDSFVREAGRILIPRYLALRPSAIFANTLDSLRILSHVAGRVPQIDRHAFFCVHDFQWRDYEALLAALPRATLLAPDRCVLEKPDYIGRFLRPDGPLRARVLPNPVDLPEAEPRPLAADAAFLHLATVNGFKGHRHLAEAAALVRKRRPAIRIASYGHRPIPELYREILRHRENVGALPTLALHDHVADASALLAACRAVLVTSVSDHGGPETFGRTIIEAWAQGRPVIAFAAGAPAHLVRHGTDGLLVEEKDTEGLADAIVRLHDDPALADRLGRAGRKRVGREFGSEVVLRQLLALLDGD